A single region of the Malus sylvestris chromosome 8, drMalSylv7.2, whole genome shotgun sequence genome encodes:
- the LOC126633257 gene encoding tocopherol cyclase, chloroplastic-like translates to MESSLSSLHDHHHFSPSLSFRTRNPLLSHSSKRSSLRTLKLGFRTTSTVPSSTAQDKAAASSVYVPTPRNRDLRTPHSGYHFDGTSRKFFEGWYFKVAIPERRQSFCFMYSVENPAFRKPLTALELVQNGPRSTGVGAQILGAYDKYICQYSEESQNFWGSRDELMLGNTFIAEKQSKPPNNEVLPKEFDSRVTEGFQVTPLWHQGSIRDDGRSDYVETVPTARWEYSTRPIYGWGDVGSKQKSTAGWLAAFPVFEPHWQICMSGGLSTGWIEWDGERFEFENAPSYSEKNWGGAFPRKWFWVQCNVFEGATGEVALTSGGGLRQLPGLTESFENAALIGVHFGGKFYEFVPWNGVVSWEIAPWGYWSITAENETHMVELEATTEDPGTTLRAPTSEAGLAPACKDSCFGDLKLKMWERRYDGNKGKVILDVTSNMAAVEVGGGPWFSTWKVKATTPEHLSRALRVPVDVEGMYDLVPLFKPAGL, encoded by the exons ATGGAGTCAAGCCTCTCTTCACTGCACGATCACCACCATTTCTCTCCAAGCTTGAGCTTCCGAACCAGAAACCCTCTCCTCTCTCACTCTTCAAAACGCAGCTCCTTGAGGACTCTGAAGCTAGGGTTTCGAACCACTTCCACTGTTCCCTCCTCCACAGCTCAGGACAAAGCGGCCGCGAGCTCCGTCTACGTCCCCACCCCTCGGAATCGAGACCTTCGAACTCCTCACAGCGG GTACCATTTCGATGGAACGAGCCGGAAATTCTTTGAAGGATGGTACTTCAAGGTTGCGATTCCGGAGCGGAGGCAGAGCTTCTGCTTCATGTACTCCGTTGAGAATCCTGCGTTCCGCAAGCCACTGACGGCGTTAGAATTGGTTCAGAACGGGCCAAGGTCGACCGGGGTCGGTGCTCAAATTCTGGGTGCCTACGACAAGTACATTTGCCAGTACTCTGAAGAATCTCAGAACTTTTGGGGAA GCAGGGATGAGCTTATGTTGGGGAACACTTTTATAGCAGAAAAACAATCAAAGCCTCCGAACAATGAGGTTCTTCCGAAG GAATTCGATAGTAGAGTGACAGAAGGTTTTCAAGTCACCCCACTTTGGCATCAAGGTTCCATTCGTGATGATGGCAG GTCTGATTATGTAGAAACTGTGCCAACTGCTCGCTGGGAATACAGTACCCGCCCAATTTATGGATGGGGTGATGTTGGGTCTAAGCAGAAGTCTACTGCAGGCTGGTTAGCAGCTTTTCCTGTATTTGAACCCCATTGGCAAATATGCATGTCTGGTGGATTGTCAACAG GTTGGATAGAGTGGGACGGTGAAAGATTTGAGTTTGAAAATGCCCCTTCTTATTCTGAAAAGAATTGGGGTGGAGCATTCCCAAGAAAATGGTTCTGG GTTCAGTGTAATGTTTTTGAAGGCGCTACTGGAGAAGTTGCTCTGACATCAGGCGGTGGTTTGAGGCAACTACCTGGATTAACAGAATCTTTTGAAAACGCTGCTTTG ATCGGAGTTCACTTTGGTGGAAAGTTTTATGAATTTGTACCATGGAATGGTGTTGTTAGTTGGGAAATTGCTCCTTGGGGTTACTGGTCAATTACTGCAGAGAATGAAACACACATG GTTGAATTAGAGGCAACAACAGAGGATCCTGGTACAACTTTGCGTGCTCCAACATCAGAAGCTGGACTTGCTCCAGCTTGTAAAGATTCTTGCTTCGGTGatctaaaattaaaaatgtgggAACGAAGATATGATGGTAACAAGGGGAAG GTGATATTGGATGTTACAAGTAACATGGCTGCAGTAGAAGTTGGAGGAGGACCATGGTTCAGTACTTGGAAGGTCAAAGCTACTACACCCGAGCACCTTAGCCGGGCTCTCAGAGTTCCCGTTGATGTGGAAGGGATGTACGATCTGGTTCCATTATTCAAACCCGCTGGTCTGTAG
- the LOC126631724 gene encoding conserved oligomeric Golgi complex subunit 3-like isoform X1 produces the protein MCVFVCLCRIQCLPAQISTIAVSSLGNDSFSCTFSSQRYRQLSGACGNNASVSEGVEASVIYVRFKAAASELKPVLEEIESKASRKEYTQILTECHKLYCEQRLSLVS, from the exons atgtgtgtgtttgtgtgtttaTGCAGAATCCAGTGTTTACCTGCTCAAATTTCGACAATTGCAG TCTCGAGCCTTGGGAATGATTCGTTCTCATGTACTTTCAGTTCTCAAAG GTACAGGCAGCTATCCGGGGCATGTGGCAATAACGCATCTGTTTCTGAGGGTGTAGAAGCATCTGTTATATATGTCCGTTTCAAGGCAGCAGCAAGTGAG CTTAAGCCAGTGCTGGAGGAAATTGAAAGCAAAGCATCAAGGAAAGAATATACTCAGATCCTTACAGAATGCCACAAACTATATTGTGAACagagactttccttggtgagctga
- the LOC126631724 gene encoding conserved oligomeric Golgi complex subunit 3-like isoform X2, translating to MYFQFSKVLLLKYRQLSGACGNNASVSEGVEASVIYVRFKAAASELKPVLEEIESKASRKEYTQILTECHKLYCEQRLSLVS from the exons ATGTACTTTCAGTTCTCAAAGGTGCTTCTTCTCAA GTACAGGCAGCTATCCGGGGCATGTGGCAATAACGCATCTGTTTCTGAGGGTGTAGAAGCATCTGTTATATATGTCCGTTTCAAGGCAGCAGCAAGTGAG CTTAAGCCAGTGCTGGAGGAAATTGAAAGCAAAGCATCAAGGAAAGAATATACTCAGATCCTTACAGAATGCCACAAACTATATTGTGAACagagactttccttggtgagctga